One genomic window of Hydra vulgaris chromosome 03, alternate assembly HydraT2T_AEP includes the following:
- the LOC136077741 gene encoding uncharacterized protein LOC136077741, with the protein MKQNKYFYENCCCFSKGNCGSFKKHKIINKMFYIHQLGDVDVKKHLINLKVMRLNDNNIWEENGLIVNRLKRNLEKDEQICAFHRYTFGIAWSPPKICFHPHHLNIKGKKSSALRASPIHVVISMSKRYNEVFSVGAMLCFTHLKQETALSRVNENTNLCTETQTQQKQTYMTPATPDEEFDPGENNVSQEILDESLRSRESVTEVLNASPIKFRLKRKFEYLEDTTKDKLKRKYVRLENLLKKKFAEAVAPGQEEILIDFLNSKNVDEINSPLPIEIIRAQKVYKQSDSMGKLVILSLLDHTKYTKKFIMNTFECTKHRIETARKWHASHKGLAFPEKKVFVRSSLDQTKCEHFLDFIFTSGILHDVAYGITKLKYDSSEEQKIVHAILTTKYSHAIMFYRKSCSENNYIPLSDSSLWKVLHAIKPSSRKSLAGLDDVTASGMNGFQTLQKLAQRFSSKSLEAALEKGKRYLKTSYQTNCSVNDSNISSHSSKHALSDPSEKNLQSNTEISEVVCADCYDLCKAIEMIKELTIQNSDDADSIYDLEIAVKDVFNYIKHLMRDSQQKKAKIGAFKQLNDETAFWLKDFCQKILPVRYREGQREYFGKKGMSLHVDIFFIKIAGKLFKRVYFTSMYRCDQGIGDVVSLASAVLDQFRIDQPHIKKMFTKSDNAGCYQGNLSAEAIYNVCKERDIKLLRYDYNEPCCGKDQCDRESAVVKTILRSYVDSGNNLLTAEDIHKAMHYSFGAKDAKVAVAQISNDKTVVTGPKIMNISNYHSFEFGEKSMKMWRYFNIGEGIEQEYGNLKIQPSIKLLLPYSKTDNSIKRNKSLKEKQKRSDRQLYSLRFCTEMNCTLSFESDAELEEHMLSGLHTVPKSLISLDKVRNSFVHKMKITSQLNMPISSSSNSASVKDKPHCMNIFLLQGWALPVRSSFRFSNQQKELLYKYFIRGEESGNKMSPEQVHMQLRRELPPDQYVTSQQIRSLFSS; encoded by the exons atgaaacaaaacaaatatttttatgaaaactgttgttgcttttcaaaaggaaattgtggatcattcaaaaaacataaaattataaacaaaatgttctaCATTCATCAGCTGGGAGATGTTGATGTTAAGAAACACCTCATCAACTTAAag gtcATGCGATTAAACGATAATAATATTTGGGAAGAAAATGGACTTATTGTAAATAGacttaaaagaaatcttgaaaAGGATGAACAAATATGTGCTTTTCACCGGTACACGTTTGGTATTGCATGGAGTCCTCCAAAAATATGCTTTCATCCTCACCatctaaatataaaaggaaaaaaatcttCCGCTTTAAGGGCGTCACCAATACATGTCGTCATATCAATGTCAAAGCGATACAATGAAGTATTTTCAGTTGGTGCAATGCTGTGTTTTACCCATTTAAAGCAAGAAACTGCTTTATCTAGAGTCAACGAAAACACCAATTTATGTACAGAAACACaaacacaacaaaaacaaacatatatgacACCTGCTACTCCAGATGAAGAATTTGATCCCGGTGAAAATAATGTTTCACAGGAGATTTTGGACGAATCTCTAAGAAGCCGTGAGAGTGTAACTGAGGTTCTTAATGCAAGtccaataaaatttagattaaaaaggaagttcgaatatctggaagatactactaaagataagttaaaacgCAAGTATGTTCGcctagaaaacttattaaagaaaaaatttgcggAAGCTGTTGCTCCTGGACAAGAGGAAATACTTATAGATTTTCTTAACAgtaaaaatgttgatgaaataaatagtCCTCTCCCAATTGAAATTATTCGTGCTCAGAAAGTATATAAGCAAAGTGATTCCATGGGAAAGTTAGTTATCCTCTCATTATTAGACCATACCAAGTAtaccaaaaagtttataatgaacACATTTGAGTGTACCAAACATCGTAtagaaacagcaagaaaatggCATGCCTCTCATAAAGGGTTGGCATTTCCAGAGAAGAAAGTATTCGTCCGATCTAGTCTTGATCAAACAAAGTGTGAACATTTCTTAGACTTTATATTTACAAGCGGTATTTTGCATGATGTTGCTTATGgaataaccaaattaaaatacgACAGCAGTGAAGAACAAAAGATAGTGCATGCAATACTGACGACAAAATATAGCCACGCTATCATGTTCTATCGAAAAAGTTGTagtgaaaacaattatatacCATTATCTGATTCAAGTTTGTGGAAAGTATTGCATGCAATAAAACCTTCAAGTCGAAAAAGCTTAGCTGGATTAGATGATGTTACTGCTTCAGGCATGAATGGTTttcaaacattacaaaaattggcACAAAGATTTAGTTCTAAATCTCTCGAAGCTGCccttgaaaaaggaaaaaggtatttgaaaacaAGTTATCAAACCAATTGTAGTGTCAATGACTCAAACATTTCTTCTCATAGCTCAAAACATGCCTTATCAGATccatctgaaaaaaatcttcaatccaACACAGAGATATCAGAAGTGGTATGTGCCGATTGCTATGATTTGTGCAAAGCTATCGAGATGATCAAAGAACTAACAATTCAAAATTCTGACGATGCTGATTCTatttatgatttggaaattgctgTAAAGGATGTATTCAACTACATAAAACACCTGATGAGAGATTCTCAACAGAAAAAGGCAAAAATCGGAGCTTTTAAGCAACTAAACGATGAAACTGCTTTCTGGcttaaagatttttgtcaaaaaattcttCCGGTTCGATACAGAGAGGGCCAAAGAGAGTATTTTGGCAAGAAAGGAATGAGTTTACATGTGGATATATTCTTCATAAAAATAGCAGGAAAGTTATTCAAACGTGTTTACTTTACTTCAATGTATAGGTGTGATCAAGGAATAGGAGATGTTGTTTCGTTAGCCTCTGCAGTTTTAGACCAATTCAGAATTGATCAACCGCATATCAagaaaatgtttaccaaatctgATAATGCCGGCTGCTATCAGGGAAATCTTTCAGCTGAAGCAATCTACAATGTATGCAAAGAGAGAGATATAAAGTTGCTGAGATATGATTATAATGAACCCTGTTGTGGAAAAGATCAATGTGACAGGGAGAGTGCAGTTGTAAAGACAATTTTAAGGAGTTACGTTGACTCTGGTAATAATCTTTTGACTGCTGAAGATATACACAAGGCTATGCATTATAGTTTTGGCGCTAAAGATGCAAAAGTAGCAGTTGCTCAAATTAGCAATGATAAAACTGTAGTTACTGGACCAAAGATTATGAACATTAGCAACTATCACTCATTTGAGTTTGGTGAGAAAAGTATGAAGATGTGGCGTTATTTCAATATCGGTGAGGGAATTGAACAAGAGTATGGAAATCTTAAAATTCAACCCTCGATTAAGTTGTTGTTGCCATATAGCAAAACAGATAATTCAATTAAGCGTAACAAGTCACTTAaggaaaaacagaaaagaagtGACAGGCAATTATATTCATTAAGATTTTGCACTGAAATGAATTGTACTTTATCATTTGAAAGCGATGCTGAGTTAGAAGAACACATGCTATCCGGTCTTCATACAGTTCCGAAATCATTAATATCATTGGATAAAGTTCGCAACTCGTTTGTTCATAAGATGAAAATTACTTCACAACTAAATATGCCAATTTCTTCATCCTCTAACAGTGCTTCCGTAAAAGACAAACCACATTGCATGAACATTTTTCTATTGCAAGGTTGGGCATTACCAGTTCGaagttcttttagattttcaaatcaGCAGAAAGAACTgttgtataaatactttattcgtGGAGAAGAATCAGGTAATAAAATGAGCCCTGAGCAGGTTCACATGCAGCTGAGGAGAGAACTTCCGCCTGATCAATATGTAACTAGCCAACAGAtaagatctttattttcaagttaG
- the LOC124809175 gene encoding guanylate cyclase alpha, translated as MQAKNKGKTVDLVKKFESGQVTNSITRNPRQNVIKLPNTLNKNEFKESANFKNGSNFSNKTPSLLKQTQSTALTEKKTLTDSEPSQETNTETIKLNPTYRNTNIENANIRPIPAKRPTTKNEGNKAITQPTPIPRKPSYLKNFNQASEKKTNDDVPVTKVNDNQNKSAAIRKNDEQTKQIIKDNNHGRIQNIVSGKNQNIDLGNKHLLNKQQILSLPKVKETEDDKNESQTFTLVEEVLDDDEITNEILKNSNVLFNNFDELGLENYLKQAKKKDPSIISVDPSTGSFHKLENYHIHNSHQSISDNGNEKSFENKHKRTPSPSNNCNIHTTYSSNEAKIHIKFDNYTNIELEDALQQFHKYLETKLSSNLSNSSPSKQIFEKPSHRNFTDSKSRFFTWNKKMGRSSTWNHQTRRRMLNLNSFEDLTESCEKDAAPLNKEMLNPRLNRSYSSSVVERKDCSILHYNGSTSTVNTDNSDIEFERSSLSKWKKMFKKYSSGESLNKGTELNEDFGKNGTKRRWLFKNIFSSNKHRIEK; from the exons ATGCAAGCCAAAAATAAAGGAAAGACAGTCGACCTAGTAAAGAAATTCGAATCAG gccAAGTAACAAATTCAATTACGAGAAATCCAAGAcaaaatgttataaagttaCCAAATACgcttaataaaaatgaattcaagGAAAgtgcaaactttaaaaatggatccaatttttcaaataaaaccccttcacttttaaaacaaacacaATCTACCgcattaacagaaaaaaaaactttaacagaTAGTGAACCAAGCCAGGAAACTAATACTGAAACGATAAAATTAAACCCAACTTACAGAAACACTAATATTGAAAATGCCAATATACGACCAATACCAGCAAAAAGGCCAACTACAAAAAATGAAGGTAATAAAGCCATAACTCAACCTACACCAATTCCGAGAAAACCATcctacttaaaaaattttaatcaagcTTCTGAGAAGAAGACTAACGATGATGTGCCAGTTACAAAAGTTAAtgataatcaaaataaatcagcggcaataagaaaaaatgatgaacaaacaaaacaaattattaaagaCAATAACCACGGTCGTATTCAAAACATAGTTTCGggtaaaaatcaaaatatcgATTTAGGGAACAAGCaccttttaaataaacaacagaTCTTATCGTTACCTAAAGTTAAAGAAACTGAAGATGATAAAAACGAAAGTCAAACATTCACGTTAGTTGAAGAAGTGCTGGATGACGATGAAATcacaaatgaaattttgaaaaactcgaacgttttatttaacaactttGATGAACTAGgtttagaaaactatttaaaacaagctaaaaaaaaagatccgaGTATTATATCGGTTGATCCTAGCACTGGGTCGTTTCATAAACTTGAAAATTATCATATTCACAATTCTCATCAAAGTATTTCTGATAATGGAAATGAAAAATCGTTtgaaaacaaacataaaagGACACCCTCTCCTTCTAATAACTGCAACATACACACGACTTATAgttcaaatgaagcaaaaattcatataaaatttgataactATACAAATATTGAGTTGGAAGATGCATTGCAACAGTTTCATAAGTATTTGGAGACAAAATTAAGTTCCAATCTCAGCAATAGTTCACCAAGTAAACAAATCTTCGAAAAACCATCTCACAGAAACTTTACTGACTCGAAATCTAGATTTTTCACTTGGAATAAAAAGATGGGACGAAGTAGCACGTGGAACCATCAAACCAGAAGACGGATGCTTAATCTTAATAGCTTCGAAGATTTGACCGAATCATGCGAAAAGGACGCAGCtcctttaaataaagaaatgttaaatCCTCGATTAAATAGATCTTACTCATCTTCTGTAGTCGAAAGAAAAGATTGTTCTATTCTGCATTATAATGGCTCTACATCGACGGTTAACACCGATAATAGCGACATTGAATTTGAAAGAAGCTCCCTCTCCAAAtggaagaaaatgtttaaaaaatattctagtGGAGAGAGTTTAAATAAAGGTACAGAACTAAATGAAGATTTTGGGAAAAATGGTACTAAACGAAGatggctttttaaaaatattttttcgtcCAACAAACATCGCATtgagaaataa